One stretch of Amycolatopsis sp. NBC_00345 DNA includes these proteins:
- a CDS encoding YbhB/YbcL family Raf kinase inhibitor-like protein: MKRTLLTIAAVAITLGASLGVASASSRPAAHVDQLSWWGPNPYEYLPKVPSFGLTSQTVRNHRPLPTPQLSGIFGAPGGKDISPQLSWSGFPARTKSFVVSMYDPQAPTGSGFWHWVVADIPATTTSLPENAGAHDSTTLPTGAFQLAGDAGAFRYIGGAPPKGSGTHNYYLTVTALDIATSGTGPTTSGALLGFTIGSHTIARATLVCPTAAE; the protein is encoded by the coding sequence ATGAAACGCACCCTCTTGACCATCGCGGCCGTCGCCATCACCCTCGGGGCTTCCCTCGGCGTCGCGTCCGCGAGCAGCCGGCCGGCAGCCCACGTCGACCAGCTCAGCTGGTGGGGCCCGAACCCGTACGAGTACCTCCCGAAGGTGCCCTCGTTCGGTCTCACCAGCCAGACCGTACGCAACCACCGACCGCTGCCGACGCCCCAGCTGTCCGGCATTTTCGGTGCGCCAGGCGGAAAAGACATCTCTCCGCAGCTTTCCTGGTCCGGCTTCCCCGCCCGGACGAAGAGCTTCGTCGTCTCGATGTACGACCCGCAGGCCCCCACCGGAAGCGGCTTCTGGCACTGGGTGGTGGCCGACATCCCGGCGACCACCACGTCCCTGCCGGAGAACGCCGGCGCCCACGACAGCACCACCCTGCCCACCGGCGCATTCCAACTCGCCGGCGACGCGGGCGCGTTCCGCTACATCGGCGGCGCACCACCGAAAGGCTCCGGCACGCACAACTACTACCTGACGGTCACCGCACTGGACATCGCCACATCAGGCACCGGCCCGACAACCAGCGGTGCCCTGCTGGGCTTCACCATCGGCAGCCACACAATCGCCCGCGCGACACTCGTCTGCCCCACTGCCGCCGAGTGA
- a CDS encoding LysR family transcriptional regulator produces the protein MTISLRQLEYFVTVVDEGSFTRAADVLHVSQPGLSHQILALERQLGGPLLERLPRKVRLTPAGRTVLPHARASLAHAQRVSSAAQRASGIVAGELHIGTLFSISVGVLPSALAALRRDYPEIRAQLVEFRHTHDLIAAMDAGLADLAVGPVPLEWEGPIQPIGVEEFVVVGPAGDALGGQSRVRLADLADREFVHFTMPSGLSDYLDQACATAGFQPKVSLRTEQGPSAINMARAGLGLTLVPSNIIPPGFDGLVLRPDPPVNRELCVYTRVRPDPVTAAFVTAIADQATIAPQRFPQ, from the coding sequence ATGACGATCTCCCTGCGCCAGCTCGAGTACTTCGTGACCGTGGTCGACGAGGGCTCGTTCACCCGCGCCGCGGACGTGCTGCACGTCAGCCAGCCGGGCCTGTCCCACCAGATCCTCGCGCTGGAACGTCAGCTGGGCGGCCCGCTGCTGGAACGCCTGCCCCGGAAGGTCCGCCTCACCCCGGCCGGGCGAACGGTGCTCCCGCACGCCCGGGCCAGCCTGGCCCACGCGCAGCGGGTCAGCAGCGCGGCCCAGCGCGCCTCCGGCATCGTCGCCGGCGAGCTGCACATCGGCACGTTGTTCTCCATCAGCGTCGGCGTGCTGCCGTCCGCCCTGGCCGCCCTGCGCCGCGACTATCCGGAGATCCGGGCGCAGCTGGTCGAGTTCCGGCACACGCACGACCTGATCGCCGCCATGGACGCCGGGCTGGCCGACCTCGCGGTCGGCCCCGTCCCGCTGGAGTGGGAGGGGCCGATCCAGCCCATCGGCGTCGAGGAGTTCGTTGTGGTCGGCCCCGCCGGCGACGCGCTCGGCGGCCAGTCCCGCGTGCGGCTCGCCGACCTCGCCGACCGCGAGTTCGTGCACTTCACCATGCCCAGCGGCCTGTCGGACTACCTGGATCAAGCCTGCGCGACGGCCGGTTTCCAGCCCAAGGTCTCGCTGCGGACCGAACAGGGCCCGTCGGCCATCAACATGGCCCGCGCCGGACTCGGGCTCACCCTCGTGCCCAGCAACATCATCCCGCCCGGTTTCGACGGCCTGGTGCTCCGGCCCGACCCGCCGGTCAACCGCGAGCTGTGCGTGTACACCCGAGTCCGCCCGGACCCGGTCACCGCCGCCTTCGTGACGGCCATCGCCGACCAGGCCACGATCGCGCCGCAGCGTTTCCCGCAGTGA